CGAGAGCGAGGTCGGCCAGGGGAGCCGCTTCCGCCTCCGCTTCCCGGTGGCTAAAGCACAGAAGACCAGGATCACGGCTGTCGAAGCGCGGCTGAAACGGGGGCTGGAAAGCTAATGATCAAGATACTCATCGTCGAAGACAACGCCGAAATGGCCATGGGGCTCGAGCTCAACCTTAAAAAAGAAGGGTACAAGGTCCTCAAGGCCGCTACCGGGGAGGAGGCGCTCAAGCGGGTGTTCCAGGACGGCCCCGACCTCATCCTGCTCGACGTCATGCTTCCCGGCATCAGCGGGCTGGACGTCTGCCGCGAGCTGCGGCAGCGGTCGGTCTCGACCCCCATCATCATGCTCACGGCCAAGGGGGAGGAGCTCGACCGGGTGCTCGGGCTCGAGATCGGGGCCGACGACTACGTCACCAAGCCGTTCGGCGTCCGGGAGCTGATGGCCCGCATCCGCGTCTGCCTGCGGCGCCAGTCGGCCCAGCCGCAGCTGTCGCGCTACCGCTTCGGCAACGTGGAGATCGACTTCGACCGCTACCGCGCCACCATCGGCGACCGCCACGTGGAGTTCACCCAGAAGGAGTTCGACCTGCTCAGCTACCTGATCCACAACCGCGAGGTCGTCGTCAGCCGCGATCGGCTGCTCAACGAAGTCTGGGGCTACGACAGCTACCCCACCACCCGCACGGTCGACACCCACATCCTGAAGCTGCGCAAGAAGATCGAGGAAGACCCCTCCAACCCCAAATTCATCCTCTCCGTCTACGGCGGCGGGTATCGGTTTGTGGGGTAGGGGCAAACCCATGTTTTCTTGACTTCCGGCCGCTAGATAGGATATTCACCAAGCGTAGGCAACTATATCTGATTCAAGCAATTACATAAACGCAATCGATCCTCCGATGCTCAATACAGGCAAGCCGATCCCATTCCGGAATTTTGCGCTTTTCCTCTTTATCCTGTTCAACTGTATTGTCCTCATAACAACCATCCGGATCTACCAGGCTAACTACAGCCATTCTAACGGTATACTTCTCCCCAACAATACGCTGGTGGGGGGAGACTTCATCTGCTTCTACGTTGCGGGGGAAAACGCAAAAAACAATATCCATCAACTCTACGATTTCGAGGCATCGCATCAGCGCCAGCGCCAGATTGTCGGAGACAATCCGGTTGAGGAACTTTACCTCCCCTTCGCCTACCCCCCCCTTGTCGCAAAACTCTTCTCCCTTTTTTCATGGCTTCCGTTCCAGCAGGCGTATTTCGCATGGCTGGTGTTTTCCCTGCTGCTTGCGGGCAGCTCCATTGCTCTTATCCTCTCGCACACCCCTCTTTCAAATCAGATGAAGTCGCTTTTCTTTCTCTGCGCGATAGCCTTCGTCCCTTTTTCGGTCAACTGCCTGGCGGGTGGTCAAACGTCCTGTCTCGGGTTATTGATGTTTTCCCTGATCTATCATTTCCTTAAAAACAACCGGGATTTTCTTGCCGGAGCGGCGCTCGCGCTCTCCTACTATAAGCCCCCACTCTTTCTCATCTTTTTGGTTTTTGTCTTGCTAGAGAGGCGCTGGCGCATGCTGGCCGGCTTCGCCACTGTGGCAGTTGTTCTGATTTCAGGCAGCCTTCATATGCTGGGTTTTGACGGGTTTCTTGCCTATCTGAAAACGGCCTCCCAATATGTTTATGGACAGGAATTGCTGCAGGGGGTTCAACTGCCACCCGATCAGGGAGTCGGCCTTTTTGCCTTGATCACCCGATTGTTTGCTCGCACCCCCGCTGCTGGCAATGGTTATTTTGTGCTGTTTGGGGCGATGCTTGTAGCCTTGAGTCATTTTTGGGTGAACGGGAAGACTGGAAGGGAGAGAAAGAGCAAGGATTTTGACCTTCAGTTTTCCCTGCAGGCCGCACTATCGGTGATGTTTTCGGTTCAACTGCTCTATTATGACCTTACCCTTCTTCTCGCACCCATGATCATCTCGGCAGCCTGGATTCTTCGAGAAAGGATAAACAAGGGGTATCTGCTAATCGTGATGGGAATAATCGGCCTCTACCTGGAGTTCTTCTTTCGTTCCAGTCTTAGCCGTTTCGAACCCTTCAAGATGGCCCCCGTAGCCCTGTTTCTCTTTTGCATCGGTCTTCTGCTGGTCCTGTGTCGAAAGCAGACAAATTACCAAAGCGACTACGGCCAGTAGCGGACCATCCCCAGCTTTTCAAGTTTCTCGCTTTTGTACCTCCCCATCCGCCAGTACAGCGGAAGCGGAATAATCGAAGACAGCATCATCACCCCATCCGTCCAGGGGTTGACGGTCGTTGACGAAGATGACGTGTAACGCACAGGTATTCGACGAATTTCCAAGTTATATTTAAGAGCAACGTAGAGCAATTCAACGTCGAAGCCAAAACCCTTCAGCCGGAGCTGTGAAAAAAGTTCTTCAGCCACATCCCCCCTGAATGCTTTGAACCCGCACTGGGTATCGGGAACCTCACCCGTGATCGCAAGCCTTATAAATGTTGAAAATATTTTGGATGCCGCATTTCTCAGCCGGCTTACATCATCAAAATAATTCGATCCGGGGAGGGTCCGGTCACCGATCACCAGATGATAATCGCGGCGATTGATAAGCTCCATCGCCAAAGGAATGGCTCTAAGATCATAGGGAAGATCGATATCAGTGAAAATCCTGCACTGGCCGCTTGCCACAAGCATTGCGCGCGCGACGGCGCTCCCCTTCCCTGCATTCCGGTCATTTCGCAATACACGTAGCTCCGGAATGCTCAGTGCGGATAATATTTCAGAGGTCCGATCAGCGCTCCCGTCATCAACGACGATGATCTCAAACGACCGGCTGCAGGAAGTCAAAAACCGCTGGACGGAACTAACGCTGTTTTCTACGCAAAACGCCGCATTGTAGGCGGGAAGGATCACCGAGACTTCGACGTTTTTGGGGAAAATTCCAGGCATAGCAGTCTCAATCAATCGGCGTCAGCCGTTCCCAGAGAATAGACCGGGAATCCTCAAATATCTTCTTCCAGTTTCTAGAACGCCCTATCCTGCCGACCAACCCTTTCCCTTCGTCCGATTCCTGCGGTTTCTCCAGCAAGACATAACGAATCTTGGATTTTTTCAACCTATCTTCCCAATCGGAATCCTCGTAAATCCGGAAGTAGGCACGCACAAACTCCTCCCCATACAAATGCACTCTTCCATCGAAAAACACACGCTGCTGGGGCCAGAGTCTCCAGAGCAAATAATCCCCGTAAATCTGCGGATGAAAGGTATTGCCCTTCAGATTATGTTCCTCAATGTAATCAGCTGCTCCCACTGGAGTCTGACTGTCGAGCAGACCCTCACCCTGCAGATTCCGCCACAATGGAGATTTGACCAACACCAGAAAAACCAAAAGTCCGGCAACCGCGAGGTTGATTCTTTGAACATTTCCTGAACCTGGGGACAAGGAAAACAACGAGTTTCTTTTAAGATCGGATCCCCAGCAAACCAACATTGATTTCCATGGAATCGAGGGAAGATGACGTGCCAGAATCGGTGTGGCAATCAATTGAAACCAGGCGCAGTTGCGCATTGCAGTGAGGCCGAACAAGGCAAATCCCGTAAACAGAATTAAATCAATCATCCGGGGCTGTTTCTCAGAAAGAATAAGCGTGATCG
This DNA window, taken from Acidobacteriota bacterium, encodes the following:
- a CDS encoding response regulator transcription factor encodes the protein MIKILIVEDNAEMAMGLELNLKKEGYKVLKAATGEEALKRVFQDGPDLILLDVMLPGISGLDVCRELRQRSVSTPIIMLTAKGEELDRVLGLEIGADDYVTKPFGVRELMARIRVCLRRQSAQPQLSRYRFGNVEIDFDRYRATIGDRHVEFTQKEFDLLSYLIHNREVVVSRDRLLNEVWGYDSYPTTRTVDTHILKLRKKIEEDPSNPKFILSVYGGGYRFVG
- a CDS encoding DUF2029 domain-containing protein; amino-acid sequence: MLNTGKPIPFRNFALFLFILFNCIVLITTIRIYQANYSHSNGILLPNNTLVGGDFICFYVAGENAKNNIHQLYDFEASHQRQRQIVGDNPVEELYLPFAYPPLVAKLFSLFSWLPFQQAYFAWLVFSLLLAGSSIALILSHTPLSNQMKSLFFLCAIAFVPFSVNCLAGGQTSCLGLLMFSLIYHFLKNNRDFLAGAALALSYYKPPLFLIFLVFVLLERRWRMLAGFATVAVVLISGSLHMLGFDGFLAYLKTASQYVYGQELLQGVQLPPDQGVGLFALITRLFARTPAAGNGYFVLFGAMLVALSHFWVNGKTGRERKSKDFDLQFSLQAALSVMFSVQLLYYDLTLLLAPMIISAAWILRERINKGYLLIVMGIIGLYLEFFFRSSLSRFEPFKMAPVALFLFCIGLLLVLCRKQTNYQSDYGQ
- a CDS encoding glycosyltransferase; this translates as MPGIFPKNVEVSVILPAYNAAFCVENSVSSVQRFLTSCSRSFEIIVVDDGSADRTSEILSALSIPELRVLRNDRNAGKGSAVARAMLVASGQCRIFTDIDLPYDLRAIPLAMELINRRDYHLVIGDRTLPGSNYFDDVSRLRNAASKIFSTFIRLAITGEVPDTQCGFKAFRGDVAEELFSQLRLKGFGFDVELLYVALKYNLEIRRIPVRYTSSSSTTVNPWTDGVMMLSSIIPLPLYWRMGRYKSEKLEKLGMVRYWP